From a region of the Rhipicephalus microplus isolate Deutch F79 chromosome X, USDA_Rmic, whole genome shotgun sequence genome:
- the LOC119161033 gene encoding beta,beta-carotene 15,15'-dioxygenase, protein MATSEEAAAGIDARKLYGRSCIPEVSEPITGALRGELPAWLRGRLLRNGPGRSSIGTDHCNHVFDGPALLRQFTIEDGRVLYQNCFLRSDAYARNLRANRIVVSEFGTMAHSDPCATVFERLTSYFSMDSTDNALVNVMPVGDEVYAMTETPYMTRVDPASLETLEKKDLRDYVAVHSATAHPHLDPDDGATYNIGTRMTGSPSFVLVHFPPSGSESSVDRARAVGTVPLQSRMSVPYIHSFGMTEKWIVVLEQSLAMHVPSMLVSRYLGYKAYMNTLRFDANKNVRFHVMNKTTGELYPTVFESAAFFTFHHINAFERGNEIVVDLIGFDDDSIIRSLDYTVKNPTVFKMGQMRRFSLPLNQSPGERVLVESQELAKGWLRGELPRINQSRNGKEYRYTYSLSNVHDEEHCAFVSKLDVTTGDWLRWERQGWFPSEPVFVARPGAIEEDDGVILSSLLHEDDEKKLALVVLDAKTLKQLAIAEFECPSAIPADFHGWFLEKSV, encoded by the coding sequence ATGGCAACGAGTGAAGAAGCGGCTGCCGGCATCGATGCCAGAAAGTTATACGGCCGCTCGTGCATTCCTGAGGTATCAGAACCTATCACGGGCGCGCTACGAGGTGAGCTGCCAGCGTGGCTCCGAGGAAGACTTTTACGGAACGGTCCAGGACGGTCTTCGATTGGGACTGACCACTGCAACCATGTATTCGACGGCCCTGCTCTGCTGAGACAATTCACCATCGAAGATGGCCGTGTGCTCTACCAAAACTGCTTCCTTCGAAGTGACGCGTACGCGCGAAACCTGAGGGCCAATAGAATCGTCGTCTCCGAGTTTGGAACCATGGCTCATTCTGATCCCTGTGCGACGGTGTTTGAGCGGCTGACGTCGTATTTCTCCATGGACTCCACGGACAACGCTCTGGTGAACGTAATGCCCGTGGGCGACGAAGTGTACGCCATGACGGAGACGCCTTACATGACTCGGGTGGATCCCGCTTCGTTAGAGACGCTGGAAAAGAAAGACTTGCGTGACTATGTGGCTGTGCACAGCGCCACCGCCCATCCACATTTGGACCCTGACGACGGTGCGACGTACAACATCGGCACGCGCATGACCGGGAGTCCGTCGTTCGTGCTCGTTCATTTTCCTCCCAGTGGATCCGAAAGCTCGGTGGACCGCGCCAGAGCCGTGGGCACAGTACCACTGCAGTCTCGCATGTCTGTGCCGTATATTCACAGTTTCGGAATGACCGAAAAATGGATCGTCGTGTTGGAGCAGTCATTGGCTATGCACGTGCCTTCCATGCTTGTCTCGCGGTATCTGGGCTACAAGGCGTACATGAACACCCTCAGGTTTGATGCCAACAAAAACGTACGCTTTCACGTAATGAACAAGACGACGGGGGAGCTTTACCCGACCGTGTTCGAATCTGCCGCATTCTTCACTTTCCACCACATCAATGCCTTCGAACGGGGAAATGAAATCGTGGTCGACCTGATAGGCTTTGACGACGACAGCATCATCCGGAGTCTCGACTACACGGTGAAGAATCCCACCGTGTTTAAGATGGGCCAAATGCGTCGTTTTTCACTGCCTCTGAATCAAAGTCCTGGCGAACGTGTGCTAGTTGAGTCCCAGGAGCTAGCCAAGGGTTGGCTGCGTGGAGAACTTCCAAGAATAAACCAAAGCCGCAATGGGAAAGAGTACAGGTACACCTACAGCCTCAGCAACGTTCATGACGAAGAACACTGTGCTTTCGTCTCCAAGCTAGATGTCACAACTGGTGACTGGCTGCGCTGGGAACGCCAAGGGTGGTTTCCCTCGGAACCCGTATTCGTAGCACGTCCAGGTGCCATTGAAGAGGATGACGGGGTCATCCTGAGCTCCCTCCTCCACGAAGACGATGAGAAGAAGCTGGCTCTGGTGGTGCTTGACGCGAAGACGCTCAAACAACTAGCCATTGCTGAGTTTGAGTGCCCATCCGCAATTCCAGCAGATTTTCACGGGTGGTTTCTTGAGAAGAGTGTCTAA